In the genome of Neisseria lactamica, the window GTTTTATACCGACTTCGGCTAAAATAGCGCGATTCGGTTCCGATTCCGATAGTCGAGTGTCGTTTCGGTATTTTTTAAGGCATTTTCAGGGTGATGTGAAATGAGTGTAACCGGCTTGGTGAAAATTTATTCCGGCAAAGTCCGCGATTTGTACGAAATTGACGATAAACGAATGTTGATGGTTGCTTCCGACCGCCTGTCAGCATTCGATGTGATTTTGGATGATCCGATTCCGGGCAAAGGGGAGATTCTGACGCAGATTTCCAATTTTTGGTTTAAAAAACTGGCGCATATTATGCCCAACCATTTCACCGGCGATACCGTGTACGACGTTTTGCCTGAGAACGAAGCCAAAGTTTTAGAAAAACGCGCCGTCGTGGCTAAAAAGCTCACACCGGTGAAAGTAGAGGCGATTGTGCGCGGTTATCTGGCAGGCAGCGGTTGGAAAGATTATCAAAAAACCGGCTCGGTTTGCGGTATTCGGCTGCCCGAAGGTATGCGGGAAGCGCAACAACTGCCCGAAGTGATTTTTACGCCCTCAACCAAAGCCGCAGT includes:
- a CDS encoding phosphoribosylaminoimidazolesuccinocarboxamide synthase; the protein is MSVTGLVKIYSGKVRDLYEIDDKRMLMVASDRLSAFDVILDDPIPGKGEILTQISNFWFKKLAHIMPNHFTGDTVYDVLPENEAKVLEKRAVVAKKLTPVKVEAIVRGYLAGSGWKDYQKTGSVCGIRLPEGMREAQQLPEVIFTPSTKAAVGDHDENISFEECGRIIGKELAAEVRDKAVRLYTEAAEYAKSRGIIICDTKFEFGLDKNGTLTLMDEVLTPDSSRFWPADQYEVGTNPPSFDKQFVRDWLEQSGWNKKAPAPKVPADVIQKTVEKYREALTLLTQD